The nucleotide sequence GGTATTCGGGCAATCGGCGCAGTATATGTCTTTTTAGCGGCGAAGACGTACAGGGAGCGCCACAACAATACCTGAGCCTCTCGCCATCGACAGCTGGAGTCTCCGAGATCTGGTTCATTTCGGCCGCAGGTGTTACTTTGAATCTAAGGTTTGAGCCCCACGATACCAACATAATCGAAGGGAAAACCCGCTAAAGACAGGGGACCGTATGTATTCGTGTATGACGACAACCATCACCGTGGAAGGAATGTCGTGCGGTCACTGTGAGCAGACGGTCGGGGAGGCGCTCCAAGAGGTCTCCGGCGTGACTGACGTGACCGTCGACAGGGAGAGCGAACAGGCAAGCGTCGATGGTGAGGCGAATGTTACGGCCCTCGTAGAGGCCGTCGAAGACGCAGGGTACACCGCTCGCGCCTGAGTATATCGATTTGCGGATAGCACGGACCGCTTCGAGACACCGGCTTACCGTTGTCTTTGAAGTGTGTCTACGCAGGTCCTGCTGTACGGTTTCAGGGGCGAAGATTCAGGGAGCCGGCGGGTCCACCTGTAAAGAGGATATGATCTATGGACGACCACAAAGACACAAATGAGAATCCCCCAGGAGGGGAACACCAGCAGGACGACCGCAGTCACCAGCACGAACACGGCGAGCACGATGAAACAGCCGCCGAGGCTGACGAACAACGGGTAGAACAGGAGCTACTGGAGGACGAGGCTCACCCTGCTGCGGAGAGTGAGAGAGCGGTCCACGAGCAACACGAGCACACTGGACACGAGGGCAAAGGGCACGGCCACGGCTCCCACGAGGGGCACGGTGAGGGGCATGGCGGGATGCACGAAGGCCACGAGCAGATGTTCCGCCGGCGCTTCTTTGTCTCGACGCTCCTGTCGATTCCGGTCCTCCTGTACAGCGAAATGCTGCAGGAGTGGATCGGGTTCTCCGTCCCTGCGTTCCCGGGCAGCGAGTGGATCAACCCCGTCTTCGCGGTTATCGTCTTCGCGTACGGTGGGGTTCCGTTCCTTCAGATGGCGGTACCGGAACTGAAAGACCGGTCGCCGGGGATGATGACGCTCATCTCGATGGCGATCACCGTCGCATTCGTCTACAGCCTCGCGAGCGTGGTCTTCCCGACGCAGTCGGCGTTTTTCTGGGAGCTCGTCACGCTAATCGACATCATGCTGCTGGGGCACTGGATTGAGATGCGGTCCGTACGCCGGGCCTCGAGCGCGGTCGACGAACTGGCGAAACTAATGCCGGATACCGCCGAGCGCATCACTGACAATGGAGAGACCGAAGAGGTCCCTGTTGGTGAGCTTTCTGA is from Haloprofundus halophilus and encodes:
- a CDS encoding heavy-metal-associated domain-containing protein, which produces MTTTITVEGMSCGHCEQTVGEALQEVSGVTDVTVDRESEQASVDGEANVTALVEAVEDAGYTARA